The following proteins are encoded in a genomic region of Drosophila miranda strain MSH22 chromosome 4, D.miranda_PacBio2.1, whole genome shotgun sequence:
- the LOC108164046 gene encoding uncharacterized protein LOC108164046 → MCHGLLWFGFGLARSSGHDKQKLMQSLADETRPHDASNLTYLPPVVGVQLQSSKTLLTANGLAKDQWSISAKMVNHLPTRLLLITLLMALGSCHGTQASDEADAKWMAPLKQYGWSASQLKNRVEHGDFTTFELGTPNYQILNPEDEPEYITADQPHYQEMLRRLTSAQSGTDTIDVAVAGGPRIPQPTPNPPIYAQARFKDHLNVPSPRKLQAGIRISHWEKLKKKRSFYDGEEDEDAVEAEPLDEQSLHPKIQVYAGARPFQNRVTNLS, encoded by the coding sequence ATGTGTCACGGCTTGCTTTGGTTTGGGTTTGGTTTGGCTCGGTCTTCGGGGCATGATAAGCAGAAACTAATGCAATCGTTGGCAGACGAGACACGGCCCCATGATGCCTCTAATCTCACGTACCTGCCCCCAGTTGTAGGCGTCCAATTACAGTCGTCGAAGACTCTGCTAACGGCTAACGGTCTTGCCAAAGATCAATGGAGCATCAGTGCGAAAATGGTCAACCACCTGCCGACACGACTTCTTCTGATCACACTGCTGATGGCTCTCGGCTCCTGCCATGGCACGCAGGCTTCAGATGAGGCGGATGCCAAATGGATGGCTCCGCTCAAACAGTACGGATGGAGTGCCAGCCAGCTGAAAAACAGAGTGGAGCACGGCGACTTTACCACCTTCGAGCTGGGCACACCCAACTACCAGATACTCAATCCGGAGGATGAGCCCGAGTACATCACGGCGGATCAGCCCCACTACCAGGAGATGCTGCGACGGCTGACCAGCGCCCAGAGCGGTACGGACACCATcgatgtggctgtggctggcgGCCCTCGTATCCCCCAACCTACGCCCAATCCGCCAATCTACGCACAAGCGCGATTTAAGGACCATTTGAATGTTCCGTCGCCGCGTAAGCTCCAGGCCGGAATCAGAATCAGTCACTGGGAGAAGTTAAAGAAGAAGCGCAGCTTCTATGATGGAGAGGAAGACGAGGATGCTGTGGAGGCCGAGCCATTGGATGAACAGAGTTTGCATCCGAAAATACAGGTCTATGCCGGGGCCAGACCTTTCCAAAATCGTGTGACGAATCTGAGTTGA
- the LOC108164048 gene encoding cuticle protein 7 isoform X2, with amino-acid sequence MMGKVSFLFCLGLALTLSSALELQPEPDYGPVAYEFHWSVNDPHTGDIKSQKEVRKDDKVEGVYELIDSDGYRRIVQYKADDHNGFEAIVHREPTDIKIPLPEPSKKLIAAKLVAAPLVHYAAPKALIKQELSPEITFIDASLMENI; translated from the exons atGATGGGAAAA GTGAGCTTTCTGTTCTGTCTGGGCCTGGCACTGACTTTGAGCAGCGCCCTTGAACTGCAGCCGGAGCCGGACTACGGACCAGTGGCCTACGAGTTCCATTGGTCGGTCAACGATCCGCACACCGGGGACATCAAGAGCCAGAAGGAGGTGCGCAAGGACGACAAGGTCGAGGGCGTCTACGAGCTGATCGACTCCGATGGCTACCGTCGCATCGTCCAGTACAAGGCGGACGATCACAACGGCTTCGAGGCGATTGTCCACCGGGAGCCCACCGACATCAAGATCCCTCTGCCCGAGCCATCCAAAAAGCTGATCGCCGCCAAGCTCGTGGCGGCACCACTCGTCCACTACGCCGCCCCCAAGGCCCTCATCAAACAAGAGCTGTCGCCAG AGATCACTTTCATAGATGCCTCTTTAATGGAAAATATTTGA
- the LOC108164044 gene encoding leucine-rich repeat extensin-like protein 1: MYGRCSLLFVVLLCASGLAHAHFPEYCAECEQEVWEQVPCSHVPTTARPTTARPDSGTTARPPTTTTTVASTTQVSYPTTSGASAEEITTQPTAYKKCYCECKLGCKEFCRKVATSGPKQQLTQISSTGDYAPGGQIEYTHVHQRKYFPKYGGGAGYAGLVGPVDGPKAYKPYPLVYSEQAAAASSPAANNINAPNYTLEELAQLLSTAYGGKKEYPAPPPPRPQPRAQLQPAPPSVYYSPVYKQQSAGPSIPLVSRVEPTPKRYPSIKVSAAAVASSSGVAVAKVKTPYEEKIAVATPPPSNIYDRTTSYPIVEEHTAYALPQTESYPIAPSQTESYPSITEAYSRQTESYPSQTESYPSRSEEHPLQEPEPNKPSSSFDLAIDNYLKDFGYGNQGRGYADY; this comes from the coding sequence ATGTACGGACGATGCAGTTTGCTGTTTGTGGTGCTGTTGTGCGCCTCGGGTCTGGCCCACGCCCACTTCCCGGAGTACTGTGCAGAGTGTGAGCAGGAGGTGTGGGAGCAGGTGCCATGCAGCCATGTGCCCACTACTGCACGCCCAACCACGGCGCGGCCAGATTCTGGAACGACAGCCAGACCTCCTACAACCACCACAACAGTCGCCAGCACCACCCAGGTCTCTTACCCGACCACAAGTGGTGCATCAGCGGAGGAGATTACCACCCAGCCCACGGCCTACAAGAAGTGCTACTGCGAGTGCAAGCTCGGCTGCAAGGAGTTCTGTCGCAAGGTGGCCACCTCCGGGCCCAAACAGCAGCTCACCCAGATCTCATCCACCGGCGACTACGCGCCGGGGGGCCAGATAGAGTACACGCATGTGCATCAGCGCAAGTATTTCCCCAAGTACGGAGGAGGAGCAGGCTATGCAGGACTGGTGGGCCCAGTGGACGGTCCCAAGGCCTATAAGCCCTACCCTCTGGTCTACAGTGAACAGGCTGCCGCCGCCTCCTCACCAGCTGCCAACAACATTAATGCTCCCAATTACACCCTGGAGGAGCTGGCCCAGCTTCTGAGCACAGCCTATGGCGGCAAGAAGGAATATCCAGCCCCACCACCGCCCAGACCTCAGCCACGAGCTCAGCTGCAGCCAGCGCCTCCTTCTGTATACTACTCTCCGGTGTACAAGCAGCAGTCCGCAGGCCCTTCCATTCCCCTTGTGAGTAGGGTTGAACCGACCCCTAAGCGTTACCCCAGTATCAAGGTATCAGCCGCAGCAGTGGCCTCTTCATccggagtggctgtggccaaGGTTAAGACGCCCTATGAGGAGAAGATAGCCGTTGCAACACCGCCACCATCCAACATCTATGATAGAACCACATCCTATCCCATTGTCGAGGAGCACACGGCGTACGCTTTGCCACAAACTGAGTCGTATCCAATTGCCCCCAGCCAAACGGAGTCATATCCGAGCATTACCGAGGCGTATTCGCGGCAGACGGAGTCCTATCCCAGCCAAACCGAGTCGTATCCCAGCAGGTCAGAGGAGCACCCCCTGCAAGAGCCCGAACCTAACAAGCCGTCGTCATCCTTCGACCTGGCTATAGACAACTATCTTAAGGACTTTGGCTATGGCAACCAAGGCAGGGGCTACGCGGACTACTAG
- the LOC108161785 gene encoding uncharacterized protein LOC108161785 isoform X2, whose translation MDWYPEEDEEDLMFSPALLARRASESWIVEPPVETVPINVSLQRKKSMPDFQELPRATEAMSREEVSALGSARREAVRRQLEVNERLKANPLLYLVSPQVKDWFVRQQLVLLVLFFNAALALLFVYMLT comes from the exons ATGGACTGGTATCCcgaggaggatgaggaggacCTAATGTTCTCGCCCGCTCTGTTGGCGCGTCGTGCCAGCGAGAGCTGGATCGTTGAGCCGCCTGTCGAG ACGGTGCCCATCAATGTGTCGCTGCAGCGAAAGAAGTCCATGCCGGACTTCCAGGAACTGCCGCGTGCCACCGAGGCCATGAGTCGCGAGGAGGTATCCGCACTGGGCTCGGCCCGCCGCGAGGCAGTGCGTCGACAGCTCGAAGTCAACGAGCGCCTCAAAGCGAATCCCTTGCTGTACCTGGTCAGTCCACAGGTTAAG GATTGGTTTGTGCGCCAGCAGCTGGTGCTGCTTGTACTGTTTTTCAATGCGGCGTTGGCACTACTGTTTGTCTACATGCTCACCTAG
- the LOC108164048 gene encoding cuticle protein 7 isoform X1, which translates to MMGKVSFLFCLGLALTLSSALELQPEPDYGPVAYEFHWSVNDPHTGDIKSQKEVRKDDKVEGVYELIDSDGYRRIVQYKADDHNGFEAIVHREPTDIKIPLPEPSKKLIAAKLVAAPLVHYAAPKALIKQELSPGNYVSVSGPTAQYKY; encoded by the exons atGATGGGAAAA GTGAGCTTTCTGTTCTGTCTGGGCCTGGCACTGACTTTGAGCAGCGCCCTTGAACTGCAGCCGGAGCCGGACTACGGACCAGTGGCCTACGAGTTCCATTGGTCGGTCAACGATCCGCACACCGGGGACATCAAGAGCCAGAAGGAGGTGCGCAAGGACGACAAGGTCGAGGGCGTCTACGAGCTGATCGACTCCGATGGCTACCGTCGCATCGTCCAGTACAAGGCGGACGATCACAACGGCTTCGAGGCGATTGTCCACCGGGAGCCCACCGACATCAAGATCCCTCTGCCCGAGCCATCCAAAAAGCTGATCGCCGCCAAGCTCGTGGCGGCACCACTCGTCCACTACGCCGCCCCCAAGGCCCTCATCAAACAAGAGCTGTCGCCAGGTAACTATGTCTCTGTTTCCGGACCCACAGCTCAGTACAAGTACTGA